The Desulfohalovibrio reitneri genome contains a region encoding:
- the gyrB gene encoding DNA topoisomerase (ATP-hydrolyzing) subunit B, whose amino-acid sequence MSQLPQDGPQKGGAEYSETSITVLEGLAAVRMRPAMYIGSTDIRGLHHLVYEVVDNSIDEAMAGHCGRIKVTLHLDNSVTVSDDGRGIPVGMHPKLNKPAVEVVMTKLHAGGKFDNESYKVSGGLHGVGVSCVNALSEYLEVVVKRDGQRWHMRFERGVPVTELENQGEAAERGTTIRFRPDEEIFETNQFDFDILRKRFQQVAYLNSGLGIEFIDERTQQEETFRYDGGIREFVKDLNEGQTELHTMLYGEGEQEGVVVEFALQYNAGYKESVLTFANNIRTKEGGTHLVGFKTAFTRAINNYINSADLPKKLKQKVTGEDVREGMTAVISVKLPDPQFEGQTKTKLGNSEVTGIVSSLFYEKFTTFLQESPPDAKAIVEKIVDAARAREAARKARDLVRRKGALSDNALPGKLADCQTKKPEDSELYIVEGDSAGGSAKQGRDPKFQAILPLRGKILNVEKTRFDKMLSNKEIRALITAMGAGIGEDEMDLDKLRYHQIVIMTDADVDGAHIRTLLLTFFFRQYVQLIERGHLYIAQPPLYRVSKGKFERYIATEEELRKFLLGKVAGNLHLITSDGTELTGGKLTRFMEKISFIQGKMDEAANYGIDEMLLMCILTHPERLLPDHFLGQDFERFRKTMEDCGFDCSVERDEDMDEVEPRVFVNFETASGHSTRLGVEFFNSRIYKQSFEKMEEIREVAPTDEFTLRRKEEETTVVGLFPLMAWVLEEAHKGYHIQRYKGLGEMNPEQLWETTMNPENRTMLQVSIEDAMEADDIFQKLMGDKVEPRRDFIEKNALAVAELDI is encoded by the coding sequence ATGAGTCAGCTTCCCCAGGACGGGCCGCAAAAAGGCGGCGCCGAGTACAGCGAAACCAGCATCACGGTGCTGGAAGGGCTGGCCGCGGTGCGCATGCGCCCGGCCATGTACATCGGCTCCACGGACATCCGCGGCCTGCACCATCTGGTCTACGAGGTGGTGGACAACTCCATCGACGAGGCCATGGCCGGCCACTGCGGCCGCATCAAGGTCACGCTTCACCTGGACAACTCGGTAACGGTGTCGGACGACGGCCGCGGCATTCCCGTGGGCATGCACCCCAAGCTGAACAAGCCGGCCGTGGAAGTGGTCATGACCAAGCTGCACGCCGGCGGCAAGTTCGACAACGAGTCGTACAAGGTCTCCGGCGGCCTGCACGGCGTGGGCGTGTCCTGCGTCAACGCCCTGTCCGAGTATTTGGAAGTCGTGGTCAAGCGCGACGGCCAGCGCTGGCACATGCGCTTCGAGCGCGGCGTGCCCGTTACCGAGCTGGAGAACCAGGGCGAGGCCGCCGAGCGCGGCACCACCATCCGCTTCCGCCCGGACGAGGAAATCTTCGAGACCAACCAGTTCGACTTCGACATTCTGCGCAAGCGCTTCCAGCAGGTGGCCTATCTCAACTCGGGCCTGGGAATCGAGTTCATCGACGAGCGCACCCAGCAGGAGGAAACCTTCCGCTACGACGGCGGCATCCGCGAGTTCGTCAAGGATCTCAACGAGGGCCAGACCGAGTTGCACACCATGCTCTACGGCGAGGGGGAGCAGGAAGGCGTGGTGGTGGAGTTCGCCCTGCAGTACAACGCTGGCTACAAGGAATCGGTGCTGACCTTCGCCAACAACATCCGCACCAAGGAAGGCGGCACCCACCTGGTGGGCTTCAAGACCGCCTTCACCCGGGCCATCAACAACTACATCAACTCCGCCGACCTGCCCAAGAAGCTCAAGCAGAAGGTGACGGGCGAGGACGTGCGCGAGGGCATGACCGCGGTCATCTCCGTGAAGCTGCCCGACCCGCAGTTCGAGGGCCAGACCAAGACCAAGCTGGGCAACTCCGAGGTCACGGGCATCGTCTCGTCCCTCTTCTACGAGAAGTTCACCACCTTCCTGCAGGAGAGTCCCCCCGACGCCAAGGCCATCGTGGAGAAGATCGTGGACGCGGCCCGCGCCCGCGAGGCCGCCCGCAAGGCCCGCGACTTGGTGCGCCGCAAGGGTGCGCTGTCCGACAACGCCCTGCCCGGCAAGCTGGCCGATTGCCAGACCAAGAAGCCCGAGGACTCCGAGCTCTACATCGTGGAGGGCGACTCCGCGGGCGGCTCGGCCAAGCAGGGCCGCGACCCCAAGTTCCAGGCCATCCTTCCCCTGCGCGGCAAGATCCTCAACGTGGAGAAGACGCGCTTCGACAAGATGCTCTCCAACAAGGAGATACGCGCCCTCATCACGGCCATGGGCGCGGGCATCGGCGAGGACGAGATGGACCTGGACAAGCTGCGCTACCACCAGATCGTCATCATGACCGACGCGGACGTGGACGGCGCGCACATCCGCACCCTGCTGCTGACTTTCTTCTTCCGCCAGTACGTGCAGCTCATCGAGCGCGGGCATCTCTACATCGCCCAGCCGCCGCTGTACCGCGTGAGCAAGGGCAAGTTCGAGCGCTACATCGCCACCGAGGAGGAGCTGCGCAAGTTCCTGCTGGGCAAGGTGGCCGGCAACCTGCACCTCATCACCTCCGACGGCACCGAACTCACCGGCGGCAAGCTGACCCGGTTCATGGAAAAGATCAGCTTCATCCAGGGCAAGATGGACGAGGCGGCCAACTACGGCATCGACGAGATGCTGCTCATGTGCATCCTCACCCACCCCGAGCGGCTGCTGCCCGACCATTTCCTGGGCCAGGACTTCGAGCGCTTCCGCAAGACCATGGAGGACTGCGGCTTCGACTGCTCCGTGGAGCGGGACGAGGACATGGACGAGGTGGAGCCGCGCGTCTTCGTCAACTTCGAGACCGCCTCGGGCCACTCCACCCGCCTGGGCGTGGAGTTCTTCAACTCCCGCATCTACAAGCAGTCCTTCGAGAAGATGGAGGAAATCCGCGAGGTGGCCCCCACGGACGAGTTCACCCTGCGCCGCAAGGAGGAGGAAACCACCGTGGTGGGCCTCTTCCCGCTGATGGCCTGGGTGCTGGAGGAGGCCCACAAGGGCTACCACATCCAGCGCTACAAGGGTCTGGGCGAGATGAACCCGGAACAGCTCTGGGAAACCACCATGAATCCCGAGAACCGCACCATGCTGCAGGTGTCCATCGAGGACGCCATGGAGGCGGACGACATCTTCCAGAAACTCATGGGCGACAAGGTCGAGCCCAGGCGCGACTTCATCGAGAAGAACGCCCTGGCCGTGGCCGAACTGGACATCTAG
- the dnaN gene encoding DNA polymerase III subunit beta, producing the protein MYLRVIRDDIIEGLHKSSNIIPAKTGAAFLRTIWMKAEGDTLRIMSTDSNLEFTGAYPATVQEEGLAGVQGRSFYDLVRKLPPGEITVRTEAEGSNLLIEQGKRKYKLPTNDPTWFQKFSDHPESGGVYWSGDFLQELIDRVSYCISDEDTMEAIACMNVVPVDGENGKSIRALGLNGHQFAMLGFTNDDIVDMLPEGGMLIQKKYLTELKKWLSGEEIEMALDDKRLFFRTRDQVETFSLPLSFYQYPDYTTFLSKVSDDAQGSLTLDREELADSLDRILIFNSENNRTVSFSFENGEMQLFSQGQDVGTANETLPVEFSGGLDKIAFPTRNLIEILSHFNSERVTFNFTGSEGPCGIRGEDDPEYLVIIMPMKIVEETYYTEEEA; encoded by the coding sequence ATGTATTTAAGAGTGATCAGAGATGACATCATCGAAGGCCTGCACAAGTCCTCGAACATCATCCCGGCCAAGACGGGCGCGGCCTTTCTGCGCACCATCTGGATGAAGGCCGAGGGCGACACCCTGCGCATCATGTCCACGGACTCCAATCTGGAGTTCACCGGCGCCTACCCGGCCACAGTGCAGGAAGAGGGCCTGGCGGGCGTGCAGGGCCGCTCCTTCTACGACCTGGTGCGCAAACTGCCCCCCGGCGAAATCACCGTGCGCACCGAGGCCGAAGGGTCCAACCTGCTCATCGAGCAGGGCAAGCGGAAGTACAAGCTGCCCACCAACGATCCCACCTGGTTCCAGAAGTTCTCCGACCATCCCGAGTCCGGGGGCGTCTACTGGTCCGGCGATTTCCTCCAGGAACTCATCGATCGGGTGAGCTACTGCATTTCCGACGAGGACACCATGGAGGCCATCGCCTGCATGAACGTGGTTCCCGTGGACGGGGAGAACGGCAAGTCCATTCGCGCCCTGGGGCTGAACGGCCACCAGTTCGCCATGCTGGGCTTCACCAATGACGACATCGTGGATATGCTCCCCGAGGGCGGCATGCTCATCCAGAAGAAGTACCTCACCGAGCTGAAGAAGTGGCTCTCGGGCGAGGAGATAGAGATGGCCCTGGACGACAAGCGGCTCTTCTTCCGCACCCGCGACCAGGTGGAGACCTTCTCCCTGCCGCTGTCATTCTACCAGTACCCGGACTACACCACCTTCCTCTCCAAGGTGAGCGATGACGCCCAGGGCAGCCTGACCCTCGACCGCGAGGAGCTGGCCGACTCCCTGGACCGCATCCTGATCTTCAACTCCGAGAACAACCGCACCGTCTCCTTCTCCTTCGAGAACGGCGAGATGCAGCTCTTCTCCCAGGGACAGGACGTGGGCACGGCCAACGAGACCCTGCCCGTGGAATTCAGCGGGGGGCTGGACAAGATCGCCTTCCCCACCCGCAACCTCATCGAGATCCTCTCCCACTTCAATTCCGAGCGGGTCACCTTCAACTTCACGGGCAGCGAGGGGCCGTGCGGCATCCGGGGCGAGGACGACCCCGAATACCTGGTCATCATCATGCCCATGAAGATCGTCGAGGAAACCTACTACACCGAGGAAGAGGCCTAA
- a CDS encoding DnaA ATPase domain-containing protein, giving the protein MPQSATDHNTPDSVKTSLRTHLEQSFSDQELKRWFDPLDVRYDPDEKRLDVGFPHAFFSSWFAQHVQDRFEEQMNGFFGPGSIISYGHNGHGAGTSETASTAGKERVKSLDFPFGNQFTFDSFLINKKNYFPLASAREVAKQDSVVFNPFVVCGEHGSGKTHLLKAIANEIARRTDPQSIYFGTVEDLAALFKQDDSFSARRQLSAYQVLVLDDFQLIQHSPNLQQELIILFNAFHDQKKQMVFGCADRVTTYEFLNPTLKSRLEWGLIVNLKQPDLEVRVRFIQNQCRQKKITLDKEQVLILAQRFRDFRYLQGILLKLFAYKELVNKDIGPKDFQHVLSHTEEKPQPALSPDLIIDIVSSHFGLQPKDLKGSQRRHEIVRARQMAMFLCREMLGSSYPALGRIFGGKDHSTALYAVNKIKKIQKVNKETKNVLKTLKQKCLSSEAE; this is encoded by the coding sequence GTGCCGCAATCCGCAACAGACCACAACACCCCGGACAGCGTGAAAACCTCGCTCCGCACCCATCTGGAACAGTCCTTTTCCGACCAGGAACTGAAGCGGTGGTTCGATCCGCTGGACGTGCGCTACGACCCGGACGAGAAACGGCTCGACGTGGGCTTTCCCCACGCTTTTTTCTCCTCTTGGTTCGCCCAGCACGTGCAGGACCGGTTCGAGGAGCAGATGAACGGCTTCTTCGGCCCGGGCTCCATCATCAGCTACGGCCACAACGGCCACGGCGCGGGCACGTCGGAAACCGCCTCCACAGCCGGGAAAGAGCGGGTCAAGTCGCTGGATTTCCCCTTCGGCAACCAGTTCACCTTCGACTCCTTCCTGATAAACAAGAAGAACTACTTCCCCCTGGCCTCGGCCAGGGAGGTGGCCAAACAGGACAGCGTGGTCTTCAACCCGTTCGTGGTCTGCGGGGAGCACGGCTCCGGCAAGACCCACCTGCTCAAGGCCATAGCCAACGAGATAGCCCGGCGCACCGATCCGCAGTCCATCTACTTCGGCACGGTGGAGGATCTGGCCGCCCTGTTCAAGCAGGACGACTCCTTTTCCGCCCGGCGGCAGCTTTCCGCCTACCAGGTGCTGGTGCTGGACGACTTCCAGCTCATCCAGCACAGCCCCAATCTGCAGCAGGAACTCATCATCCTCTTCAACGCCTTTCACGACCAGAAAAAGCAGATGGTCTTCGGCTGCGCCGATCGCGTGACCACCTACGAGTTCCTCAACCCCACCCTCAAGTCGCGGCTGGAGTGGGGACTCATCGTCAACCTCAAGCAGCCGGACCTGGAAGTGCGGGTGCGCTTCATCCAGAACCAGTGCCGGCAGAAGAAGATAACCCTGGACAAGGAACAGGTCCTCATCCTGGCCCAGCGCTTCCGCGACTTCCGCTACCTGCAGGGCATCCTGCTGAAGCTGTTCGCCTACAAGGAGCTGGTCAACAAGGACATCGGGCCCAAGGACTTCCAGCACGTCCTCTCCCACACCGAGGAGAAACCGCAGCCCGCCCTGAGTCCGGACCTGATCATCGACATCGTGTCCTCGCACTTCGGGCTGCAGCCCAAGGATCTCAAGGGCTCCCAGCGCCGCCACGAAATCGTGCGGGCGCGGCAGATGGCCATGTTCCTCTGCCGGGAGATGCTGGGCAGTTCCTATCCCGCTCTGGGCCGCATCTTCGGGGGCAAGGACCACTCCACGGCCCTGTACGCCGTGAATAAGATCAAGAAAATCCAGAAGGTTAACAAAGAAACGAAAAACGTGTTGAAAACCCTGAAGCAAAAATGTCTCTCCTCGGAAGCCGAATGA
- a CDS encoding homocysteine biosynthesis protein — MAAKKTKTIAEINERIKQGKAVVLTAEEMTEAVRRQGKARAAAEVDVVTTGTFSPMCSSGVVFNIGQEPPMIKASEVSLNGVPCYGGIAAVDAFLGATEPHRDDPLNKVYPGSFKYGGGHVIEDLARGRAVRLLAKGYGTDCYPRTEIEKDVTLAQLPYAQLFNPRNCYQNYNVAVNLTSRTIYTYMGPLKPGMRNANFATAGCLSPLFNDPFFRTIGLGTRILLGGGTGWVLGAGTQHNAKPKRNERGIPMQPAGTLMVRGDLKGMDPRYLRGVSFRGYGPSLSVGAAIPIPILDEDMAFFTGVADSDIEMQVMDYGHDYPQGTGKIITRVTYEELASGEIRVKDRKVPTSPLSSQVLAREMAENLKKMIAEGSFLLTESQEKIVSE, encoded by the coding sequence ATGGCCGCCAAAAAGACCAAGACTATCGCCGAGATCAACGAACGCATCAAGCAGGGGAAAGCCGTGGTGCTCACGGCCGAGGAAATGACCGAGGCCGTGCGCCGCCAGGGCAAGGCCAGGGCCGCGGCCGAGGTGGATGTCGTCACCACGGGCACCTTCTCGCCCATGTGCTCTTCCGGTGTTGTATTCAACATCGGCCAGGAACCGCCCATGATCAAGGCTTCCGAGGTCAGCCTCAACGGCGTGCCCTGCTACGGCGGCATAGCGGCCGTGGACGCCTTCCTGGGCGCCACGGAGCCCCACCGCGACGATCCCCTGAACAAGGTCTACCCCGGCTCCTTCAAATACGGCGGCGGCCACGTCATCGAGGACTTGGCGCGGGGGAGGGCTGTGCGCCTCCTGGCCAAGGGATACGGCACCGACTGCTACCCACGCACGGAGATCGAGAAGGACGTCACCCTCGCCCAGTTGCCCTACGCCCAGCTCTTCAACCCCCGCAACTGCTACCAGAACTACAACGTGGCGGTGAACCTCACCTCGCGGACCATCTACACCTACATGGGGCCGCTGAAGCCGGGCATGCGCAACGCCAACTTCGCCACCGCCGGCTGCCTCTCGCCGCTGTTCAACGACCCCTTCTTCCGCACCATCGGCCTGGGCACGCGCATCCTCCTGGGCGGCGGCACCGGCTGGGTTCTGGGCGCGGGAACCCAGCACAACGCCAAGCCCAAGCGCAACGAGCGCGGCATCCCCATGCAGCCCGCCGGAACCCTCATGGTGCGCGGCGACCTCAAGGGCATGGACCCGCGCTACCTGCGCGGCGTCTCCTTCCGGGGCTACGGGCCCTCGCTGTCCGTGGGCGCGGCCATTCCCATCCCCATCCTGGACGAGGACATGGCCTTCTTCACCGGCGTGGCAGACTCGGACATCGAGATGCAGGTCATGGACTACGGCCACGACTACCCGCAGGGCACGGGCAAGATAATAACCCGCGTGACCTACGAGGAGTTGGCCTCGGGCGAAATCAGGGTCAAGGACCGGAAGGTGCCCACCTCGCCGCTCTCCTCCCAGGTGCTGGCCCGGGAGATGGCCGAGAACCTGAAGAAAATGATCGCCGAGGGCTCCTTCCTGCTCACCGAGTCCCAGGAGAAGATCGTCTCCGAGTGA
- a CDS encoding DUF362 domain-containing protein encodes MASTVHFWNLRASGKAPTHAKLAKLLDALPVADHIAKDDLTAVKLHFGEAGVTGFLAPHLVKPIIDRLLELESKPFLTDTATLYVGQRGNAVDHSLLARRHGFDPAVLGAPVHMADGLNSTNETTVSIPNGTELTEAHLAADILNAEAMAVLSHFKGHIAAGFGGALKNLAMGCATRKGKMHQHMAMGPKLTPENCVGCGACIEVCAPGALRLDADDRITIDHELCVGCGGCFHACPTKAVDIDWSLERARFIRRMMEYASAVYHNIQKPAVYVNFILDVTPECDCIGFSDAPICPNLGIAASTDPLALDQACIDLVNQAPALHPSKLPDDYQPGQNKFTTLNKDMPDHLGLDHAETLGIGSREYVLKHI; translated from the coding sequence ATGGCCTCCACCGTCCATTTCTGGAACCTGCGCGCCTCCGGCAAGGCTCCCACCCACGCCAAGCTGGCAAAGCTCCTGGACGCCCTGCCCGTGGCCGACCACATCGCCAAGGACGACCTCACCGCGGTCAAGCTCCATTTCGGCGAGGCGGGCGTCACCGGCTTCCTGGCCCCCCATCTGGTCAAGCCCATCATCGACCGCCTCCTGGAACTGGAAAGCAAACCCTTCCTCACCGACACCGCCACCCTCTACGTGGGGCAGCGCGGCAACGCTGTGGACCACTCCCTGCTTGCCCGCCGACACGGTTTCGACCCGGCCGTCCTGGGCGCGCCCGTGCACATGGCCGACGGCCTCAACTCCACCAACGAGACCACCGTATCCATCCCCAACGGCACGGAACTCACAGAGGCCCACCTGGCCGCCGACATCCTTAACGCCGAGGCCATGGCCGTCCTCTCCCACTTCAAGGGGCACATCGCCGCGGGCTTCGGTGGCGCGCTGAAAAACCTGGCCATGGGCTGCGCCACCCGCAAGGGCAAAATGCACCAGCACATGGCCATGGGCCCTAAACTCACCCCGGAAAACTGCGTGGGCTGCGGCGCCTGCATCGAAGTCTGCGCCCCCGGCGCGCTCCGCCTGGACGCGGACGACCGCATCACCATCGACCACGAGCTCTGCGTGGGTTGCGGCGGCTGCTTCCACGCCTGCCCCACCAAGGCCGTGGACATCGACTGGTCCCTGGAACGCGCGCGCTTCATCCGCCGTATGATGGAATACGCCTCGGCCGTTTACCACAACATCCAAAAACCCGCCGTCTACGTGAACTTCATCCTCGACGTCACACCCGAATGCGACTGCATCGGCTTCTCCGACGCCCCCATTTGCCCCAACCTCGGCATCGCCGCCTCCACCGACCCCCTCGCCCTCGACCAGGCCTGCATTGACCTCGTCAACCAGGCGCCCGCACTCCACCCATCCAAACTGCCCGACGACTACCAACCCGGACAAAACAAGTTCACCACCCTCAACAAAGACATGCCCGACCACCTCGGCCTCGACCACGCCGAAACACTTGGAATCGGAAGCAGGGAGTATGTGTTGAAACACATCTAG
- a CDS encoding MerR family transcriptional regulator, translated as MADGVYLISELAELAGLAENTARRYARLFDGHFSGRQSGRVTRYPAEDAELLACIASWYKEGLSTPEVEEKLRSRGGTGRPVGDVDRRLDEVLAELAAQAGEMEDLRAELRRERALRERETTSLRGEIERLRSSKQELRRRLGTLANAVGPSDAFLCLPLVFQSEEEEFLGVSVRGKKHFTLTDFVDLVHRNGRSDRTLALGWEGGRAGWTLHITEYPGRPILEKHHHVRVSRRQTPKGNTVALIEELKVNGRLMPVIFLYELFKQISREGW; from the coding sequence ATGGCGGATGGCGTGTATCTCATATCCGAGCTGGCGGAGCTTGCCGGGCTGGCGGAGAACACGGCGCGGCGGTACGCTCGTCTGTTCGACGGCCATTTTTCCGGCAGGCAGTCCGGCCGCGTGACCAGATATCCCGCGGAGGACGCCGAGCTTCTGGCTTGCATCGCGTCCTGGTACAAGGAGGGGTTGTCCACGCCCGAGGTGGAGGAGAAGCTGCGGTCGCGCGGCGGGACAGGTCGTCCGGTCGGCGATGTGGACAGGCGCCTGGACGAGGTGCTGGCCGAGCTGGCCGCCCAGGCGGGGGAAATGGAGGATCTGCGGGCGGAACTGCGCCGGGAGCGGGCCCTCCGCGAGCGGGAAACGACCTCCCTGCGCGGGGAGATCGAGCGGCTCCGGTCAAGCAAGCAGGAACTGCGGCGCCGTTTGGGCACGCTGGCCAACGCCGTGGGGCCGTCCGACGCCTTCCTCTGCCTGCCCCTGGTTTTTCAGTCCGAAGAGGAGGAGTTTCTCGGGGTTTCTGTGCGGGGCAAGAAGCATTTCACCCTTACCGACTTCGTGGACCTGGTGCACCGCAACGGCCGCTCCGACCGCACCCTGGCTCTGGGCTGGGAAGGCGGGCGCGCGGGCTGGACCCTGCACATCACCGAGTACCCCGGCCGTCCCATCCTGGAGAAGCACCACCACGTGCGTGTCAGCCGCCGCCAGACACCCAAGGGCAACACCGTGGCCCTCATCGAGGAATTGAAGGTGAACGGCAGGCTGATGCCGGTGATCTTCCTGTACGAACTGTTCAAGCAGATTAGTCGCGAAGGCTGGTGA
- the rlmN gene encoding 23S rRNA (adenine(2503)-C(2))-methyltransferase RlmN — MENILDLPFEALRERFTEMGEPAFRAEQVWQWLWRKRARSFGEMTNVSKGLRAGLESMFEIAWPVPENVPVSSDGTTKFLLRLADGQAVEMVLIPERDHYTLCMSSQVGCAMGCVFCSTGRMGFVRNLAHGEMLGQVLVAQDHIERNGLAMPLKNLVFMGMGEPLLNFETLLDGLRSMARDNGLGFGRRRVTVSTAGVPDRIRQLGETNLARLAVSLHAPTQELRERIMPKAAKALPLDRLMEDIRAYPLPQRERVTLEYTLLRGVNDSDEHARQLVRLLSTTKCKVNLIACNPGPDSPYDAPPSERVLAFEQVLRSKHLTTILRKSKGQDINAACGQLVAAHEM; from the coding sequence ATGGAGAACATACTGGATTTGCCGTTCGAGGCCTTGCGGGAACGGTTCACGGAGATGGGCGAGCCCGCGTTCCGGGCGGAGCAGGTGTGGCAGTGGCTGTGGCGCAAGCGGGCGCGGTCGTTCGGGGAGATGACCAACGTCTCCAAGGGCTTGCGGGCCGGGCTGGAATCCATGTTCGAGATCGCCTGGCCTGTGCCCGAGAACGTGCCTGTTTCCAGCGACGGGACCACAAAATTCCTTTTGCGGCTGGCGGACGGGCAGGCCGTGGAAATGGTGTTGATCCCGGAACGGGACCACTACACCCTCTGCATGTCCTCACAGGTGGGCTGCGCCATGGGATGCGTGTTCTGCTCCACCGGCAGGATGGGGTTCGTGCGCAACCTCGCCCACGGGGAGATGCTGGGTCAGGTGCTTGTCGCCCAGGACCACATTGAGCGCAACGGCTTGGCCATGCCGCTGAAGAACCTGGTTTTCATGGGCATGGGCGAGCCGCTGCTGAATTTCGAGACCCTGCTGGACGGGTTGCGCTCCATGGCCCGCGACAACGGGCTGGGCTTCGGCAGGCGGCGGGTGACGGTCTCCACGGCCGGAGTGCCGGACCGAATCCGACAACTGGGCGAGACCAACCTGGCCCGGCTGGCGGTATCCCTGCACGCGCCCACCCAGGAGCTGCGGGAGCGGATCATGCCCAAGGCGGCCAAGGCGCTGCCCCTGGACAGGCTCATGGAGGACATCCGAGCCTATCCCCTGCCCCAGCGCGAACGCGTGACCCTCGAATACACCCTGCTGCGCGGGGTCAACGACTCGGACGAGCACGCCCGGCAATTGGTGCGGCTGCTCTCCACCACCAAGTGCAAGGTCAACCTCATCGCCTGCAACCCCGGCCCGGACTCGCCGTACGACGCCCCGCCGTCCGAACGCGTGCTGGCCTTTGAACAGGTGCTGCGCTCCAAACACCTGACCACCATTCTGCGCAAATCCAAGGGACAGGACATCAACGCCGCCTGCGGTCAGTTGGTGGCCGCGCACGAGATGTAG
- a CDS encoding cupin domain-containing protein: protein MRKVNLDEAFGRIEEQWSPRVAAELNGQMVKLARIQGEFPWHAHDGEEEMFLVYSGSMVLESSEGNVALGPGELAVVPRGVEHRPVAEEECLIVLFEPAGTSNTGGETNEYTTEAKPL, encoded by the coding sequence ATGCGCAAGGTGAACTTGGACGAGGCGTTTGGCCGAATCGAGGAACAATGGTCGCCGCGTGTGGCGGCGGAATTGAACGGGCAGATGGTGAAGCTGGCCAGGATTCAGGGCGAATTTCCCTGGCACGCGCACGACGGCGAGGAGGAGATGTTCCTGGTGTATAGCGGGAGCATGGTCCTGGAGTCGAGCGAGGGGAACGTGGCGTTGGGGCCGGGAGAGCTGGCCGTGGTGCCGCGCGGAGTGGAGCACCGGCCCGTGGCGGAGGAGGAGTGTTTGATCGTATTGTTCGAGCCCGCGGGAACGAGCAACACGGGCGGCGAGACCAACGAATACACCACCGAGGCAAAGCCCTTGTAG
- a CDS encoding HAMP domain-containing histidine kinase — translation MADQRQGLLFFGTMAASLSHEMRNALATVSETSGLMADIMEMAAEEGNDVDPEKLRSLCQRIATQSKRAAGLAGRLNAFAHTVDEEHAAVDLRTHIALAVELNRRKASLERVDLDNGELADGPEITCDPFALHLLLHQVFMASVRRCGTEANLQVDLEPSGDIRIRGLAEKPEGLPESLARAALDLGFAPSLESGALRLKRS, via the coding sequence ATGGCTGATCAACGTCAGGGACTGCTCTTCTTCGGAACCATGGCGGCGTCCCTCTCCCACGAGATGCGCAACGCCCTGGCCACGGTCTCGGAAACCTCCGGCCTCATGGCCGACATCATGGAAATGGCCGCCGAGGAAGGCAACGACGTGGACCCGGAAAAACTGCGTTCCCTCTGCCAGCGCATCGCCACCCAGTCCAAGCGGGCCGCCGGTCTGGCCGGACGGCTGAATGCCTTCGCCCACACCGTGGACGAGGAACACGCCGCCGTGGACCTGCGCACCCACATCGCCCTGGCCGTGGAGCTCAACCGCCGCAAGGCCTCCCTGGAGAGGGTGGACCTGGACAATGGCGAACTGGCGGACGGGCCGGAAATCACCTGCGACCCCTTCGCCCTGCACCTCCTGCTCCACCAGGTGTTCATGGCCTCGGTCAGACGATGCGGCACGGAGGCCAATCTCCAGGTGGACCTGGAACCTTCCGGCGACATCCGCATCCGGGGCTTGGCGGAAAAACCTGAAGGCCTCCCCGAATCCCTCGCCCGGGCCGCCCTGGACCTGGGCTTCGCCCCGTCGCTGGAATCCGGTGCCCTGCGCCTCAAACGATCCTGA
- a CDS encoding response regulator, with protein MKILLVDDEVELVSTLRERLQLRGVDADYVTSAKDAMEAVENKEYDLAVLDVKMPRMSGIELKRELESRRPGMRFIFITGHGSQEDYRVGSSEGDFYLVKPVQLATLMQKAKQALGGDDDG; from the coding sequence ATGAAAATACTGCTGGTTGACGACGAAGTGGAGCTTGTCTCCACCCTGCGGGAACGCCTCCAGCTGCGGGGCGTGGACGCGGACTACGTGACCTCGGCCAAGGACGCCATGGAGGCCGTGGAAAACAAGGAATACGACCTGGCCGTGCTGGACGTGAAAATGCCCCGCATGAGCGGCATCGAGCTCAAGCGCGAGCTGGAGTCGCGCCGGCCGGGCATGCGCTTCATCTTCATCACCGGACACGGCTCCCAAGAGGACTACCGCGTGGGCTCCAGCGAGGGCGACTTCTACCTGGTCAAGCCAGTGCAGCTGGCCACCCTCATGCAAAAGGCCAAACAGGCCCTGGGAGGCGACGACGATGGCTGA